One Rossellomorea aquimaris DNA window includes the following coding sequences:
- a CDS encoding general stress protein yields MANSNNNSNNNSKNSSNNNDTNSKMSYEEAGRKGGEKTARTHDKEFYQEIGEKGGEATSENHDKKFYQEIGAKGGSNSSNSNNSSGSSNSSNKNN; encoded by the coding sequence ATGGCAAACAGTAACAACAACAGCAACAATAATAGTAAAAACAGTAGCAACAACAATGACACCAACAGCAAAATGAGTTACGAAGAAGCAGGCCGTAAAGGCGGAGAAAAAACAGCCAGAACCCATGATAAAGAATTCTACCAAGAGATTGGTGAAAAGGGCGGAGAAGCAACCTCAGAAAACCATGACAAAAAATTCTATCAGGAAATCGGAGCAAAAGGTGGAAGTAATTCCAGCAACTCCAATAATTCCAGTGGTTCCAGTAACTCAAGCAACAAGAATAACTAG
- a CDS encoding HAMP domain-containing sensor histidine kinase, with amino-acid sequence MKEFHGRLHKKYYYMIVSFIIILMWAGLLVDNPVNSRFAVHGVMIVVISICLLVYPWYENAWMRYMTVISSTGYFYALFYLYPETWSEFLLLCFIPALSILFFDKWLFYFSLAINLTFIAFTFGYIGFVDKGEEYPYIYTDLVGNVVNFLASQVLLYFIFHLTNLRIQKQRVYYEQVQQAERMRTTGQLAAAVAHEIRNPLTVVNGFLQFYLEDPAFSQSQKQNFALMMNELDTAEHVISQFLSVSKPDQGENVDNVDVELVLQDVTELLNMYGLLNDNGIDLNVEKDCYVAANSIELKQLLINLIKNAIEASRHSGSVEVKAAKVKGNVCIQIIDSGRGMSQEEVKNLGTPFYSLKSKGTGLGLMICFNIVEKYNGGIQFDSEPGKGTTVTLRFPLIEV; translated from the coding sequence TGGTCGATTACATAAAAAATACTATTATATGATTGTTTCGTTCATCATCATCTTGATGTGGGCAGGTTTACTGGTGGATAACCCGGTGAATTCACGATTCGCGGTGCATGGAGTGATGATCGTGGTCATCTCTATTTGTCTATTGGTTTATCCGTGGTATGAGAATGCGTGGATGAGGTATATGACGGTCATTTCCTCGACCGGTTATTTTTACGCGTTATTTTACTTGTATCCGGAAACGTGGTCGGAGTTTCTTTTGCTCTGTTTTATTCCTGCCCTATCCATTCTCTTTTTTGACAAGTGGCTTTTTTATTTTTCCCTTGCGATCAATCTTACTTTCATTGCGTTTACATTCGGTTATATCGGATTCGTAGATAAAGGAGAAGAATATCCTTACATATACACAGATTTAGTAGGGAATGTTGTGAACTTCTTGGCCAGTCAGGTCCTGCTCTATTTTATCTTTCATTTAACGAATCTACGGATTCAGAAGCAGCGGGTTTACTATGAACAGGTGCAGCAGGCGGAGCGGATGAGAACGACAGGGCAACTGGCAGCGGCTGTCGCCCATGAAATCCGGAACCCCCTGACCGTCGTAAATGGATTTCTTCAATTTTATCTGGAAGACCCGGCATTCAGTCAAAGCCAGAAGCAGAATTTTGCCCTGATGATGAATGAACTCGATACGGCGGAGCATGTGATTTCCCAGTTCCTGTCCGTTTCAAAGCCCGATCAAGGGGAGAATGTGGACAACGTCGATGTTGAACTGGTTTTGCAAGATGTAACGGAACTCCTCAACATGTATGGTCTGTTGAACGATAACGGTATTGATCTAAACGTGGAAAAAGATTGTTATGTGGCGGCCAATTCCATTGAATTGAAGCAACTCCTTATCAATCTAATCAAAAATGCCATTGAAGCCTCCCGACATAGCGGGTCCGTTGAGGTAAAGGCTGCCAAAGTAAAAGGTAATGTCTGCATTCAGATTATAGACAGCGGCCGTGGAATGAGTCAGGAGGAAGTGAAGAACCTCGGGACTCCTTTCTACTCCTTAAAAAGTAAAGGAACCGGCCTGGGGCTTATGATTTGCTTCAACATCGTGGAGAAATACAACGGTGGCATACAGTTTGACAGCGAGCCGGGAAAAGGTACGACGGTTACACTTCGGTTTCCGCTGATTGAGGTTTAA
- a CDS encoding VOC family protein — protein sequence MIKYTCLHHVSLTVTDLEKAKNFYGKTLCLNEITRPDFDFPGAWYEIEGQQLHLIVDPSSQTIRQDKRLSSREGHFALRVESYHDTLTWLKKNKVEILEKPNSKSGFAQIFCADPDGNLIELNVEQKDL from the coding sequence TTGATTAAGTATACGTGTCTCCATCACGTGAGTCTTACGGTGACAGATCTGGAAAAAGCGAAAAATTTCTATGGGAAAACCTTATGTTTAAACGAAATCACGCGTCCCGATTTTGATTTTCCAGGTGCCTGGTATGAAATAGAGGGGCAGCAGCTCCACTTAATCGTCGACCCCTCGTCCCAGACCATCCGTCAGGATAAGCGCCTATCCAGCAGGGAAGGTCATTTTGCCCTAAGAGTGGAAAGCTACCATGATACTCTTACATGGTTGAAAAAGAACAAGGTTGAAATCCTTGAAAAACCTAACTCAAAAAGCGGATTCGCACAAATTTTCTGCGCCGATCCAGATGGTAATCTGATTGAACTTAATGTGGAACAAAAAGATCTATAA
- a CDS encoding DUF1456 family protein, protein MNLNNNDILIRLRYALDIKNTEMVEIFKLGGIGLSKEEVLKVLTKTQYSDDFEEEIIEDEDHIPCDDEMYESFLNGFITFKRGPKPGQTDRPELTYEHVNNLLLKKVKIALSLTSEDMIEILDLAGVVITKGELGAIMRREGHNNYRVCGDRYARNFLKGLAIRYRG, encoded by the coding sequence ATGAACCTAAATAATAACGATATATTAATACGATTACGATATGCACTGGATATCAAAAATACAGAAATGGTAGAGATCTTCAAGCTTGGAGGCATTGGGCTCTCAAAGGAAGAAGTGCTGAAGGTGCTCACAAAAACACAGTACAGTGATGATTTCGAGGAAGAGATCATTGAGGATGAAGACCATATCCCATGTGATGATGAAATGTACGAGTCCTTTTTAAACGGCTTCATTACGTTTAAAAGAGGACCAAAACCGGGACAGACGGATCGACCGGAATTGACGTATGAACATGTGAATAATCTTCTTTTAAAGAAGGTAAAGATCGCACTCTCTTTAACAAGTGAGGATATGATCGAAATATTGGATCTGGCTGGAGTGGTGATCACAAAAGGCGAATTGGGAGCGATTATGAGAAGAGAAGGCCATAACAATTACAGAGTGTGCGGTGACCGGTATGCGCGGAATTTCTTAAAAGGGTTGGCCATCCGATACAGGGGATGA
- a CDS encoding SprT family zinc-dependent metalloprotease, which yields MIHTYSGETIQFEIKYKNRTSIGIYLDSFGNIEVHAPKGTPDESVIRLLEDKWDVILEKSKEMKDRLNGPQEKTYHHGEPFLFLGNSFPIQVQHDPSITQNHVTFDGHTLHIKVKELEDERIQQTLKRFYYKQCKAMVEKSIAVHQRHFKTKPRSIRISDSQTTWGTCDGRRQLTFNWKLAMAPRDVIDYVVVHEMCHMVHLNHDRSFWRLVGRIVPDYKEKERWLALSSWKMTV from the coding sequence ATGATCCATACTTATTCTGGTGAGACAATACAGTTTGAGATTAAATATAAGAATCGGACATCCATCGGGATTTACTTGGACAGTTTCGGAAACATTGAAGTCCATGCACCTAAAGGGACCCCGGATGAATCGGTGATCCGGCTGCTGGAGGATAAATGGGATGTGATCCTGGAGAAATCGAAGGAAATGAAGGATCGTCTGAATGGACCACAAGAGAAGACGTATCATCATGGGGAACCCTTTTTGTTTCTTGGGAACTCATTTCCCATACAGGTTCAACACGATCCATCGATCACACAGAATCATGTCACATTTGACGGACATACATTGCATATCAAAGTAAAAGAGCTTGAGGATGAACGGATCCAACAGACGTTAAAACGTTTTTACTACAAGCAGTGCAAAGCGATGGTAGAGAAAAGCATTGCGGTCCATCAACGTCACTTTAAAACCAAGCCCCGTTCCATCCGCATCTCAGACAGTCAAACGACCTGGGGAACCTGTGATGGGAGAAGACAGCTGACGTTCAACTGGAAGCTTGCCATGGCCCCCCGGGATGTCATCGACTACGTGGTCGTCCATGAAATGTGCCACATGGTCCACCTCAATCACGACCGGTCTTTCTGGCGACTTGTCGGGAGAATCGTGCCGGATTATAAAGAGAAAGAGCGGTGGCTGGCGTTGTCCAGTTGGAAGATGACGGTGTAA
- a CDS encoding DUF3231 family protein, translated as MGILSGNPKDEPMHYGEVFSTWNYLFSAKNAVAGYQLQLNHAGDEDLKKLLKEGIEAGQEEAKQIETLLKENGIGLPPTPPEPPQACLDDIPTGARMPDPAISAALSTNIAAGLVACSTAIGQCIREDVAMMFGQFHMQKAQLGAKVLKLNKEKGWLIPPPLHKNKQEHCD; from the coding sequence ATGGGAATTTTAAGTGGAAATCCAAAAGACGAACCAATGCATTATGGTGAAGTATTCAGTACATGGAACTATTTATTCTCAGCTAAAAATGCGGTTGCTGGTTATCAGCTTCAACTGAACCACGCTGGGGATGAAGACCTTAAGAAGTTACTTAAAGAAGGAATAGAAGCCGGACAGGAAGAGGCAAAACAAATTGAAACCCTGCTTAAAGAAAATGGAATCGGCTTACCGCCTACCCCTCCTGAACCGCCACAGGCATGTCTAGACGACATTCCAACAGGTGCCCGTATGCCGGACCCTGCTATTTCTGCCGCACTGTCAACTAATATTGCTGCAGGATTAGTTGCTTGCAGTACGGCCATCGGTCAATGTATTCGTGAAGATGTGGCTATGATGTTCGGACAATTCCATATGCAAAAAGCTCAATTAGGGGCTAAAGTACTAAAATTAAACAAAGAAAAAGGCTGGTTAATCCCTCCGCCCCTTCATAAAAACAAACAAGAACATTGTGATTGA
- a CDS encoding YueH family protein has product MITSYEKINLSGNKLAEVYLHKTPDKRFIVSIPAIHWSAEFNQKDDISIQSTKLQSSLNFHMFQGDTDELVTAIEKLVQSHS; this is encoded by the coding sequence ATGATAACCTCATATGAGAAAATAAATCTGTCCGGAAACAAACTGGCTGAAGTTTATCTCCATAAAACTCCCGACAAACGATTTATCGTATCGATTCCAGCAATCCATTGGTCTGCTGAATTCAATCAAAAGGATGACATCAGCATTCAAAGTACAAAACTTCAATCCTCACTTAATTTTCATATGTTCCAGGGGGATACAGACGAATTGGTAACAGCTATCGAAAAGTTAGTTCAAAGCCATTCTTGA